CAGTCGTCCGAAAGTTTACGCCGGATGAATGCGCCGCTCGCTCGATGCGGCTGAAATGCAATTAAGCCTTCCAAGCTATGGGGCATGCGAGCCTGTCCGCGACCGGCGACCAAGAATATTGCCAACTCGCCTGGATCCCTCGCTTACCGCCGAGTCTAACAACGCATAAATTGCCAAGGCTGGTCTGATCAGTTTCGTCCGTGTCGCTCCGCACGGATATGCCTCTTTCGATCCCCGGGGCCATGATGCGGCAGAACAAACAGTTGGGTCTCAACTGGTTTGGCGTTGTTTCGAGGCAGAATTGGGTGCTTCGCTACTCGCACGATTTGATGTGGGATTGTCTCCAATTTTAAAAGTTCGTTGGACCTGCTGTTGATCGTTGCCAACCTACGACACCCAACGATCTCCAGATTCTATCCGTTTACGCGACACCTTGCGTCCGATTTGTCGGGCCCGCGACAAAGGCCTGTCCAGTTTGCGCACATGTTTGGCGCGGCTAAATAGCTGAAAAACAATCAAGAGAGTTTCCCTTCAAGTCGGTCGCCAACTTGGCATGCGTTTTGAAACGCTTCTTGGCGGGCGGCGCGAGCTGCCGACCGTACTCCGCGATGGATGGAACGAAAGAAGGAAGGCAACATGTCAGATTTGCGTCAAATCGCATTCTACGGCAAAGGGGGCATCGGCAAGTCCACTACCTCCCAAAATACGCTCGCAGCCCTTGTCGATCTGGGGCAGAAGATTCTCATCGTCGGCTGCGATCCCAAAGCCGACTCCACCCGCCTCATCTTGAACTCGAAGGCGCAGGACACCGTCCTGCATCTAGCGGCAGAGGAAGGTTCGGTGGAAGACCTCGAACTCGAGGACGTGCTCAAAATCGGATATAAGGGCATCAAATGCGTGGAGTCCGGTGGACCGGAGCCGGGTGTTGGTTGCGCCGGTCGCGGCGTCATCACCTCCATCAACTTCCTTGAGGAAAACGGCGCCTACGACAATGTCGACTATGTCTCCTATGACGTGCTTGGCGACGTCGTGTGCGGCGGCTTCGCCATGCCGATCCGCGAGAACAAGGCCCAGGAAATCTACATCGTCATGTCCGGCGAGATGATGGCGCTCTATGCGGCAAACAACATCGCCAAGGGCATCCTGAAATATGCGCATGCAGGCGGCGTGCGGCTCGGCGGTCTGATCTGCAACGAGCGCCAGACGGACCGCGAAGTCGACCTCGCCGAGGCCCTGGCCTCCAGGCTCAATTCCAAGCTCATTCATTTCGTGCCGCGCGACAACATCGTCCAGCACGCCGAGCTCAGGAAAATGACGGTCATCCAGTATGCGCCGGACTCCAAGCAGGCCGGAGAATATCGCACCCTGGCTGAGAAGATTCATGCCAATTCGGGTCAAGGGACCGTCCCGACCCCAATCACCATGGAAGAGCTCGAGGACATGCTGCTCGACTTCGGCATCATGAAGACCGACGAGCAGATGCTTGCCGAACTTCAGGCCAAGGAATCGAAGGTGGCGGCCGCCCAATAACCGCCGCTTTCGACGGACGCGCCGGCCCTTGACCCGGCGCGTCCTTCCCGAGAACGCGCCTCAGCGCGAGGCGTCATCCGAACCTTAAAAGAGGGCAGGCCCTATGAGCCTCGACTACGAGAATGACGGCACATTGCATGAAAAGCTGATTGCTGACGTGCTGTCGCAGTATCCGGACAAGGCGGCGAAGCGCCGCAACAAGCACCTCAGCGTTGCAACGGGCGGAGAGGCGACCGACCAGGAGGACGACGTCCTTTCCGAATGCAGTGTCAAATCGAATATCAAATCCATTCCAGGCGTTATGACGATCCGCGGCTGCGCCTATGCCGGCTCCAAAGGGGTCGTGTGGGGCCCGAT
This genomic stretch from Rhizobium sp. CB3090 harbors:
- the nifH gene encoding nitrogenase iron protein: MSDLRQIAFYGKGGIGKSTTSQNTLAALVDLGQKILIVGCDPKADSTRLILNSKAQDTVLHLAAEEGSVEDLELEDVLKIGYKGIKCVESGGPEPGVGCAGRGVITSINFLEENGAYDNVDYVSYDVLGDVVCGGFAMPIRENKAQEIYIVMSGEMMALYAANNIAKGILKYAHAGGVRLGGLICNERQTDREVDLAEALASRLNSKLIHFVPRDNIVQHAELRKMTVIQYAPDSKQAGEYRTLAEKIHANSGQGTVPTPITMEELEDMLLDFGIMKTDEQMLAELQAKESKVAAAQ